Sequence from the Syntrophorhabdaceae bacterium genome:
CTTTCAGACCATTGAGATCGTCTTTAGGCAGCGGCTGTTCAAAAAGCTCGACGGGATAACTGTTTTCCATGATAAAGTCCATGATCCGGGGGAAAGTAATCCTTGAATATCCCTGGTTGCCGTCGAGCCGCAGCGAAAAGCCTCCCCTGTTTTTATTCAGTATTGTGCAGACTGTGGAGATGAGTTTCTTATCTTCGGGGATATTGCCGCTTACCTTGAGTTTAAAGACGGTGAACCCTTTGCCCATTATATATTTCATCCATTTCATAAGGGACATCTCTTCCGTCAGAAACGGTATGGTAATATCCGTTTCTATTGTCCTGCTTTTACCACCGAAATATGCGTGCTCTGAAATACCGTTGTACCGGCAATGTGCCCTCCAGAGGGCTACCTCAAGCCCCGATATCGTCATGGGATAGTGTGTATATTGATGTCGCAGCAGCGCGGTCTTTTCTTCGTATGAATCAATCGGGCTGCCGATGAGGCGAGCAGAGACCTCCGCGAGGATCCTCTTGATCACGGGGACCGTCTCATGTTTCTGAACAAAACTGGTAGGGCACTCACCTGTCCCTGATGAACCGTCCCTGAGAATGACCCTGACAAGAATGCTGGTGAGCCGATCTTTACGGCCAAGGGAGGTTGCAAAGGTTGTGCGAAAGGGCCTGACGATCTCTTTAAAGGTGATTGTCTTGATGGTACTCATTGGTTTGTCGATCACGCATCTTCGTAGATCCTGATGAATCCTTTCCCTTTTGCGCTTCTTAATATTCCGGCATCTCCGGATATCTTTCCTACCATATTGACCTCGCTTGCGGGTACGGGATCACTGCCTCTGCTGAGCGGTGTGGGGCCAAAGAATATGGCAAGGGCATTGCCGGGAGGCCAGTAACCAATGTCGCCAACCTTTACGTTCCTCGTAGCCGTTGCATCGAGGGGCATCTTTACGGGGACCTCAAAGTAGAACTCATCGCCCCATTCATTGGGCACTGCCTCTATGGGTAGCCTTTCCACTATCATCTTCGAACATTCGGTGTCGAAAAATTCAGCATCAACGGTCACCGATCCGGTTGTTATCTTTACGCGGGTCGCCATTTCCGGTCCTCCTTATGGTTTACTACTATTCCTCTTTACCTCGCTTCAGGTATTTTCCGGATACGGGTATGATAAAAGGTTTCTTTGACAGAGGGTTTTCTCTCACAATGACGACCGTGTCATAGGCCTTTTCGATATTCTCATATGTGAGTGTTGTCGCAGGCGAACCTGTTGCGAAGACGCTTCCCTGGGCAATGAGTACAATCCTCGAGCAGAACTCAGATGCAAGGTTGAGATCATGGAGGACCATAAGTATCGTCAGGCCTTTTGTGTGGAGATTCTCCAGTATCTCGAGTACCCGCATCTGATGTTTTATATCAAGATGACTTACCGGCTCGTCAAGAAGGAGCATCCCGGGATCCTGAACAATACACTGGGCAAGAAAAACCTTTTGTCTTTCCCCTTCAGAGAGCGTATCGATCTGACGCCCGGCCAGATGTCCGATGTTCATGGCATTCATGATTTCGAAGACCATTTCTCTTTCTTCGATACCGTAAGAAAAATTTCTTCTGTCGTGGGGATACCTGCCCATAACGATAAACTCTTCCACCGTGTACGGAAAGGGCATGTCAAGGGCCTGGGGAAGCGTTGCGATGTGCCGCGCCAGTGTACGCCGGTTATAATCTTTGAGGGGACGTCCTGAAAGCGTAATTGACCCCTCGTCCGGCGAAAGGTAGCCGGCGATAAGTCGCAGGAGGGTACTTTTGCCGGCCCCGTTTGGACCGATAATGCCTATCACTTCACCCTGCTCAACATCGAGATCAACGTCTTTCAGAACTGTCTGGGGACCGTAACGAAAGGAGACGCCGGTGATTGACAGCAATGTATCTTTCTTCATGCCTTCCTCATGAGTAAGAAGAGTAATATGATACCGCCGAAGATCCCCGTAATAACACCGACGGGAAGCTCAACAGGGTACAGGAGATAACGGGAGAAGACATCAGAGATTATGAGAAAAAACGCACCGCCGAGGTATGACGAAAACAGAAGGCGGGTATGTGTTGCGCCGATGATATTCCTGAGAACATGCGGAACGATAAGTCCCACAAAACCGATGATGCCGGAGGCAGAGACGCACAGGCCGGTCAGGACGGATGTAAGTACGAACAATATCTTATAGGCGCGAGGCGGGTCAATGCCGAGATAGTGTGCCTTTTCGCCCCCCAGCGACAGGATATCGAGCTCTTTCCCGAAAAAGAAGAGTATGACGGAAGGCACGAGCAAGAGCGGGATATAGAAGGGTATCAGTGAAATATCAAGGCTTCCGAGGTCCCCCATTAGCCACATAAGGGTCAGCTGCATCTTGTCAGGATCAAGGAGTGAAAAGATAAAGAACACGATCGATGAAAAGACAAGGCTTACCACAATACCGAAAAGGATCATACTGTTGGGGTTAAACGACCGCCTCATGGATAGCGCATAGACTACGATGATCGCAGTGAGGGCGCCTACGAATCCCATAAGGGGATGTGCATATGGACCGAGAAAATTCTGCATCTGGATAATGGTCGACACTGTGATACCCAATGACGCGCCGCCGGAGATGCCGAGCGTATAGGGTTCGGCAAGGGGGTTTCGCAGGATCGACTGGAGGGTTACTCCGCAGATGCCCAGCGAGCCACCGACAAGGAAGGCCATGATGGTCCTTGGTATCCGTATCTTTCTCAGGACCAGGCCGAAACCCTCATGGGAAAAGAGGCCGGCAAATGTCGTGGATAGATCCTTCCCATAGCTCAGAGACAATACTATGGATCCAGCAAGGAGAATGGAAAGAATGACAAATATCAGGATTACACGCTGTTGCGAGTTGCCGGTTGCGGGTTGCGGGTGTCCATTTGCAGGATAGAATTTAACTGGGCCGCTCATCGTTTTTCACTTTTTGTTAAAAAGGCTTCCCGGAGCTTCTTGACTGCCTGCAGAAAAGAAACAGGGGTTGGGCTCCCCACGATATAGGGGTCAAGGACGACAAACCGGGCGTCTTTTACATAGCTTTTCCAGCGGTTTTTCTCTGTCTCAACGTGATACCCCATAGAGGTCAGCACTATAACCTGAGGTCTTTGCAGAATGACCTCTTCCACATTCATCCTCGGGTAGGGCAGTTCGGTTCTTATAATATTGACGCCGCCGGCGAACCGTATGATGTCGTTCGCAAAGCTGCTGTTCGAAGCAACGATCAGCGGATCCGCACCAACCTGCCAGAGCACTTTATAGGGAATATCTCCCCCGGTCACCTTAATGGACCTTTCTACTTCATCGACGATCATCTTTCCCTCTTCCTTTTTTTCCAGCATGGAAGAGAGCTCCAGAAAGTTCTCCACGAGGCCGATGAAATCCCTTGGTCTTGCAAAATAGTGGACATTGATACCGAGGTTCCTGAGCCTCTCCATGGTAAGCGGGGGGTTGCCTTCCCTGGACCCGAGGACCAGATCGGGTTTCAGGGAGACGATCCTCTCGATATCAGGTCGCAGAGGTGTTCCTATCCTTTCCTTTTTCGCCGCGCCTTCCGGTTGTTTACAGAACTCTGAGATTGCAATAAGCCTTGATCCGCTGTCAAGGAGGTAAACCGATTCCGTCACCTGTGG
This genomic interval carries:
- a CDS encoding enolase C-terminal domain-like protein, with amino-acid sequence MIDKPMSTIKTITFKEIVRPFRTTFATSLGRKDRLTSILVRVILRDGSSGTGECPTSFVQKHETVPVIKRILAEVSARLIGSPIDSYEEKTALLRHQYTHYPMTISGLEVALWRAHCRYNGISEHAYFGGKSRTIETDITIPFLTEEMSLMKWMKYIMGKGFTVFKLKVSGNIPEDKKLISTVCTILNKNRGGFSLRLDGNQGYSRITFPRIMDFIMENSYPVELFEQPLPKDDLNGLKEIRKCPAVPVILDETIFTGEDFRRAIEENLCDGVNIKIAKSGLFESQKILAMAKQHAMKVMIGCMTETMVGLSAAIHLAAGTGAFDYIDLDSIYFLHHKNRYNALTIDGPRFIILQKDIFTVRSA
- a CDS encoding cyclophilin-like fold protein; this encodes MATRVKITTGSVTVDAEFFDTECSKMIVERLPIEAVPNEWGDEFYFEVPVKMPLDATATRNVKVGDIGYWPPGNALAIFFGPTPLSRGSDPVPASEVNMVGKISGDAGILRSAKGKGFIRIYEDA
- a CDS encoding heme ABC transporter ATP-binding protein — protein: MKKDTLLSITGVSFRYGPQTVLKDVDLDVEQGEVIGIIGPNGAGKSTLLRLIAGYLSPDEGSITLSGRPLKDYNRRTLARHIATLPQALDMPFPYTVEEFIVMGRYPHDRRNFSYGIEEREMVFEIMNAMNIGHLAGRQIDTLSEGERQKVFLAQCIVQDPGMLLLDEPVSHLDIKHQMRVLEILENLHTKGLTILMVLHDLNLASEFCSRIVLIAQGSVFATGSPATTLTYENIEKAYDTVVIVRENPLSKKPFIIPVSGKYLKRGKEE
- a CDS encoding iron ABC transporter permease; amino-acid sequence: MSGPVKFYPANGHPQPATGNSQQRVILIFVILSILLAGSIVLSLSYGKDLSTTFAGLFSHEGFGLVLRKIRIPRTIMAFLVGGSLGICGVTLQSILRNPLAEPYTLGISGGASLGITVSTIIQMQNFLGPYAHPLMGFVGALTAIIVVYALSMRRSFNPNSMILFGIVVSLVFSSIVFFIFSLLDPDKMQLTLMWLMGDLGSLDISLIPFYIPLLLVPSVILFFFGKELDILSLGGEKAHYLGIDPPRAYKILFVLTSVLTGLCVSASGIIGFVGLIVPHVLRNIIGATHTRLLFSSYLGGAFFLIISDVFSRYLLYPVELPVGVITGIFGGIILLFLLMRKA
- a CDS encoding helical backbone metal receptor gives rise to the protein MWMLIALLVFFPIVSPAYERIISLSPQVTESVYLLDSGSRLIAISEFCKQPEGAAKKERIGTPLRPDIERIVSLKPDLVLGSREGNPPLTMERLRNLGINVHYFARPRDFIGLVENFLELSSMLEKKEEGKMIVDEVERSIKVTGGDIPYKVLWQVGADPLIVASNSSFANDIIRFAGGVNIIRTELPYPRMNVEEVILQRPQVIVLTSMGYHVETEKNRWKSYVKDARFVVLDPYIVGSPTPVSFLQAVKKLREAFLTKSEKR